Proteins from a genomic interval of Oceanispirochaeta crateris:
- a CDS encoding ATP-binding protein produces the protein MNWDYSLFDAIQLMIPIFCFFMTMSVVIIYLFLYKNFHNKIYSTGFLFSLTAMFFVFFESLLIIYGWLGLYEEGRIFHFAGQMTASYFMFTLLMFSSALMEKATLISKAVEKMAYIGLGAAVLLTVVSLIKPELFISLSEASDIAQLTPGNFARGKEGILLSVRDLVMGFCIFVLVIMSAISIVINKANIKTILIAFGNFIATFTAIDDLIFFHFGHSFYLNGFRFSRLSVGLSFMSFIIIIAILVDYIMTQNRLNDTHDILQSTHKKLQLSEQKYRHLAEGVDQAVFSLSKDYKFLSYNKKASQYFHLAKEEIDLSFPDLLGKFSNIENKGVSRQILLENLRQLSSEKESAFFHSVINDPRTGEPEELEFHIDYVDSDDGEIEYICRAEKMKANRLIRCIEQEKLQLSIENYIIAIDDVTTRLTSALNKYMDSGSSLMIKMGLQEIIINAIEHGNLNITFEEKSQALKENRYLDFIRERQVDPLYKDRMVRIDYVLNSDYVQYLVRDEGVGFDYKSTMRMVDHSVEQEFMTHGRGINMTRVLFDKVEYNSKGNQVLLVKNFKE, from the coding sequence CAGTCTAACCGCCATGTTCTTCGTCTTTTTTGAGTCCTTGCTCATCATCTATGGCTGGTTGGGGTTGTATGAAGAAGGCCGGATATTTCATTTCGCCGGGCAGATGACCGCCTCTTATTTTATGTTCACCCTGCTTATGTTCTCATCGGCACTGATGGAGAAGGCCACGCTCATTTCAAAGGCCGTTGAAAAGATGGCCTATATCGGCTTAGGTGCCGCCGTACTGTTGACTGTTGTGAGTCTCATTAAGCCGGAACTATTTATCTCTCTCAGCGAGGCATCGGATATTGCCCAGTTGACACCAGGAAATTTTGCCCGGGGAAAGGAGGGAATACTCCTCTCAGTGCGAGACCTCGTTATGGGATTTTGTATCTTTGTTCTGGTCATCATGTCGGCTATTTCCATCGTTATAAATAAGGCAAATATAAAAACAATTCTCATAGCTTTCGGGAATTTTATAGCCACATTTACGGCCATCGATGATCTGATCTTTTTTCATTTCGGCCACAGTTTCTACTTGAATGGTTTTAGGTTTTCACGTCTATCAGTAGGACTGTCATTTATGTCGTTCATCATAATCATTGCCATCCTTGTGGACTATATAATGACCCAAAACCGCTTGAATGACACCCATGATATCCTTCAGTCAACCCATAAGAAGCTTCAACTGTCTGAGCAAAAATACAGACATCTGGCCGAAGGGGTCGATCAGGCTGTTTTTTCCCTATCCAAAGATTATAAATTCCTTTCCTATAATAAAAAAGCCAGCCAGTATTTTCATCTGGCGAAAGAAGAAATTGACCTTTCCTTTCCCGATCTCCTGGGGAAGTTTTCTAACATAGAAAATAAGGGTGTCTCGAGGCAAATCCTTCTTGAAAACCTCAGACAGTTGAGCAGCGAGAAGGAGTCTGCCTTTTTCCATTCCGTTATTAATGACCCCAGGACGGGAGAACCGGAGGAGTTGGAATTCCATATTGATTATGTAGATTCCGATGATGGAGAAATCGAGTACATCTGCAGGGCTGAGAAGATGAAGGCTAACCGTCTTATCCGCTGCATTGAGCAGGAGAAACTGCAGTTATCCATCGAAAATTACATCATTGCCATTGATGATGTCACGACCAGACTCACCAGTGCCTTAAATAAGTATATGGATTCAGGGAGTTCCCTTATGATTAAGATGGGTCTTCAGGAAATTATCATCAATGCTATTGAGCATGGAAATTTGAACATAACATTTGAAGAAAAGTCCCAGGCCTTGAAGGAAAACCGCTATCTTGATTTTATCAGAGAAAGGCAGGTTGATCCTCTATACAAGGATAGAATGGTCAGGATTGACTATGTTTTGAATTCGGATTATGTCCAGTACCTGGTACGCGATGAAGGGGTTGGCTTTGATTATAAATCTACCATGAGAATGGTGGATCACTCGGTGGAACAGGAATTTATGACCCATGGTAGAGGAATTAATATGACCCGGGTTCTTTTTGATAAAGTAGAATATAACAGCAAGGGAAATCAGGTCTTGCTTGTTAAAAATTTCAAGGAATAG
- a CDS encoding deoxyguanosinetriphosphate triphosphohydrolase family protein: protein MNSRLVSTILAQNKQREELTLSDEACPSSRGLRFTPENQNRNQDDIRSSFTRDTDRIIHSSSYTRYVDKTQVFYLFQNDNITHRVLHVQLVSKIARHIGRALKLNEDLIEAIALGHDLGHVPYGHDGERHLNALCEEQNIGYFTHNGQSVRTLTELENNGRGLNLTIQVLDGILCHQGEFLHEIYLPEKNKNAARVMEEYHSCFTVRGASKTLRPMTLEGCVVRVSDIIACIGRDIEDAITIGMLKREEIPTEVRKILGDRNDRIIRALSFDLIEQSYGKKGLSFSKEIHKSMSELLQFNYKRIYMNPDKKTEDGKIEKMFRYLYQAYLKELITQDENSYIHKWAHLKMKPSYIKDNPPERIAIDYIANMTDRYFNEDFRRRVIPENFGFKI, encoded by the coding sequence ATGAACAGCAGACTCGTATCTACAATTCTGGCACAGAACAAACAAAGAGAAGAACTGACACTCTCAGATGAAGCCTGCCCCAGCAGCAGGGGACTCCGGTTCACTCCGGAAAACCAAAACAGGAATCAGGATGATATCCGCAGTTCTTTTACAAGAGATACAGACAGGATCATACACTCGTCCTCCTATACAAGATATGTCGACAAGACCCAGGTCTTTTATCTCTTTCAAAATGATAATATCACCCACAGAGTTCTCCATGTTCAGCTAGTATCCAAAATTGCCAGGCATATTGGGCGGGCTCTCAAACTCAACGAAGATCTCATAGAAGCCATCGCTCTGGGACATGATTTAGGACACGTTCCTTATGGACATGACGGCGAACGCCATCTGAATGCTCTTTGTGAAGAGCAGAACATCGGGTATTTCACACACAACGGTCAAAGCGTCAGAACTCTAACAGAATTGGAAAACAACGGCAGAGGTCTGAATCTGACAATACAGGTTCTTGACGGCATCCTTTGTCATCAGGGAGAGTTTTTGCATGAGATCTATTTGCCGGAAAAAAATAAAAATGCCGCCAGAGTCATGGAAGAATACCACAGCTGCTTCACAGTCAGGGGAGCCTCCAAAACACTGCGTCCCATGACCCTGGAAGGCTGTGTTGTCAGGGTCTCTGATATCATTGCCTGCATTGGAAGAGATATTGAGGATGCCATTACCATTGGGATGCTAAAACGGGAAGAAATACCTACTGAGGTGCGAAAGATTCTGGGAGACAGAAACGACAGAATCATCCGGGCCCTGTCTTTTGACCTCATCGAACAGAGCTATGGAAAAAAAGGACTTTCTTTCTCAAAGGAGATCCACAAGTCCATGAGTGAACTTCTTCAATTCAACTACAAAAGAATTTATATGAATCCCGATAAAAAGACAGAAGACGGAAAAATAGAAAAGATGTTTCGTTACCTCTATCAGGCCTATCTGAAAGAACTCATCACCCAGGATGAAAACAGCTATATCCACAAATGGGCACATCTTAAGATGAAGCCTTCTTATATCAAAGACAATCCACCCGAACGGATCGCCATAGACTATATTGCCAACATGACAGACCGTTATTTTAATGAAGATTTTCGCCGCAGGGTCATTCCCGAGAATTTCGGATTCAAAATCTGA
- a CDS encoding uracil-DNA glycosylase family protein, with protein MPSPHNTFAARYLSFISSTEISVPLPDETELLYPYENHEVQRVMKLYYHKYYGDKQKRIFLIGINPGRFGGGVTGIPFTDPEALTSRCFLDHNFTGGRELSSRFIYDMVDYCGGTDHFFSRYFLTSLSPLGFTWRGKNRNYYDTPALMKALKPWLVKSFQNQLDMGAYRHIAFSLGQGKNFKIITELNREYHFFDKILPLPHPRWIMQYRLKDKENYLNIYKDELTKAYEEAE; from the coding sequence ATGCCTTCCCCACACAATACATTTGCTGCCAGATACCTCTCCTTTATCAGCTCCACCGAGATTTCCGTCCCGTTACCGGATGAGACAGAACTGTTGTACCCCTATGAGAATCATGAAGTACAGCGGGTCATGAAGCTTTATTATCACAAGTATTATGGAGACAAGCAGAAAAGGATCTTTCTCATTGGGATCAATCCGGGCCGTTTCGGCGGAGGCGTCACAGGAATTCCCTTTACAGATCCAGAAGCCCTTACAAGCCGTTGTTTCCTAGATCATAATTTTACCGGAGGAAGAGAACTCTCGTCCCGTTTTATCTACGATATGGTTGATTATTGCGGAGGAACGGATCACTTTTTCAGCCGCTATTTTCTGACATCCCTGTCTCCCCTCGGTTTTACCTGGAGGGGTAAGAATAGAAACTACTACGATACTCCTGCCCTGATGAAAGCCCTGAAACCCTGGCTTGTAAAAAGTTTTCAGAATCAACTTGATATGGGAGCCTACAGGCACATAGCCTTTTCGCTGGGCCAGGGAAAGAACTTCAAAATAATAACTGAATTGAACAGGGAATATCATTTTTTTGACAAGATACTCCCCCTCCCGCATCCCCGGTGGATCATGCAGTACCGCCTCAAGGACAAAGAAAACTACCTAAACATTTATAAAGATGAACTGACTAAGGCCTATGAGGAAGCGGAATGA
- a CDS encoding GAF domain-containing protein translates to MFEPFKITGKREEDYSSLIKALSYLVQDETDRIAVLANASALLNWYLNDINWLGFYLFNRKENLLILGPFQGLPACVRITPGKGVCGTAFETAETQIVGDVLSFPGHIACDSASRSELVIPLIQDAVVLGVLDIDSPLLDRFDKIDAFWLEQAAELITELL, encoded by the coding sequence GTGTTTGAACCTTTTAAAATCACAGGCAAAAGAGAGGAGGATTATTCTTCTCTCATAAAGGCCCTATCATACCTTGTGCAGGATGAAACAGACAGAATTGCTGTTTTAGCGAATGCCTCGGCTCTGTTAAACTGGTATTTAAATGATATTAACTGGTTGGGATTCTATCTTTTTAACCGCAAAGAGAATCTTCTGATCTTAGGACCCTTTCAGGGCTTGCCTGCCTGTGTCAGAATCACCCCGGGAAAGGGGGTCTGCGGTACAGCCTTTGAGACGGCCGAAACTCAGATCGTAGGGGACGTCCTATCCTTTCCTGGTCACATTGCCTGTGACAGTGCCAGCCGGAGTGAACTGGTGATACCCTTAATTCAGGATGCTGTGGTTCTGGGTGTTCTGGATATCGACAGTCCATTGCTGGACCGCTTTGACAAGATTGATGCTTTCTGGCTGGAACAGGCCGCAGAGTTGATTACAGAGCTGCTCTAG
- the asd gene encoding aspartate-semialdehyde dehydrogenase, which yields MKKVGIIGWRGMVGSVLMDRMMSEGDLNRKTMDPLLFSTSQVGQNAPDFGRELPPLADAFDLETLKQQDIILCCQGGFYTNRIYPDLMKTGWKGYWLDVASSLRMKDDSLIVLDPVNLDVIMNGLHSGIKTFVGGNCTVSLMLMAMGGLFRENLIEWVTSMTYQAASGAGAMNMKELISQMDVLGKSATNLLNPSSVILELDKTITETLRSDEFPKEQFGVPLAGSLIPWIDKAMDNGMTKEEWKGFAETNKILMNDPAIPIDGLCVRIGSMRCHSQALTVKMKKNVPLDEVEDIIKSGNDWVKLVPNYKEASLAALTPTVVSGGLTIPVGRVRKLNMGPDYLTAFTVGDQLLWGAAEPVRRMLNITLDYLEG from the coding sequence GTGAAAAAAGTCGGGATAATTGGATGGAGAGGAATGGTCGGATCCGTACTGATGGACAGAATGATGTCTGAAGGCGATTTGAATAGAAAAACAATGGACCCCTTATTGTTCTCCACATCCCAGGTTGGTCAGAATGCCCCAGATTTTGGTAGAGAGCTACCTCCTTTAGCGGATGCTTTTGATCTTGAAACACTAAAACAACAAGATATAATCCTCTGCTGCCAGGGAGGATTTTATACAAATAGAATCTATCCAGACCTGATGAAAACCGGATGGAAAGGTTATTGGCTTGATGTTGCCTCAAGTTTGAGAATGAAAGATGACAGCCTGATTGTCCTGGACCCGGTCAATCTCGACGTCATAATGAATGGCCTTCATTCAGGAATCAAAACATTCGTGGGCGGCAACTGCACTGTCAGTTTGATGCTGATGGCCATGGGCGGTCTATTCAGAGAAAACCTGATTGAGTGGGTGACCTCAATGACCTACCAGGCGGCCTCCGGGGCTGGCGCCATGAATATGAAAGAATTGATATCACAGATGGATGTCTTGGGTAAGAGTGCGACAAATTTGTTAAACCCTTCCTCGGTGATCCTCGAACTGGATAAAACGATAACCGAGACTCTCCGAAGTGACGAATTTCCCAAAGAACAATTTGGTGTTCCCCTGGCAGGGAGCCTGATTCCCTGGATAGACAAAGCCATGGACAACGGCATGACCAAGGAAGAGTGGAAGGGGTTTGCCGAAACCAATAAAATATTGATGAACGATCCGGCCATCCCCATTGACGGCCTCTGTGTCCGCATAGGTTCAATGAGGTGCCATTCTCAGGCTCTCACAGTCAAGATGAAAAAGAACGTTCCCCTGGATGAGGTCGAAGATATTATCAAAAGTGGTAATGATTGGGTCAAATTGGTACCGAACTACAAGGAAGCCTCACTAGCGGCTTTAACACCCACAGTCGTGTCCGGCGGATTAACCATCCCTGTCGGAAGAGTTAGAAAACTCAATATGGGACCCGATTATCTTACGGCCTTCACCGTAGGAGACCAGCTTCTCTGGGGTGCTGCAGAACCGGTTCGCCGTATGCTGAACATTACTCTGGATTACCTGGAAGGTTAA
- a CDS encoding AMP-binding protein translates to MAYQLTKFTLSEAWSKSRELYKDLPFLGYAGESGISYGQVAQNIREIQSYLVSQGVSRGDKVALISESRPEWGQVYLAINTMGAVAVPIMADFSSTQMCHILEHSDSVYIFASDKTIPRLLTAPLVISGKLVMIKDGLKTGIVKVEGDSWSFAEESDLFNPASPVQEDFLYMSEEDDIASILYTSGTTGNSKGVMLTHKNISHNAYVGIDICYAAEESRFLSVLPLAHSYECTLGLIIPMMSGSSIHYIKGAPTARVMLKALELVKPHQMLTVPILIEKIYRMSIAPKFASKKVLNFLYNKRPTQFLLNRFVAGKKLKALFGGRLEFFGIGGAPLAPDVEVFLRDARFPYSVGYGLTETAPCLAGDVPSRSVYRAIGKAFRDVELRIADVSPETGHGEIQARGPNIMAGYYKDEEKTAEAFSEDGWFKTGDLGYLDENGVLFIKGRLKNMILGANGENIYPEEIEAVLNKDPYVMESLVTRMENTLVARVHLNAEKLDEFLKGLKHTPEELHRIKEETLEKIRQTANSSLNTLSRLGKMIEQEEPFEKTPSMKIKRFLYSKIISKKDGADKKKSSH, encoded by the coding sequence ATGGCATATCAACTGACAAAGTTTACCTTGAGTGAAGCATGGTCAAAGAGCCGCGAACTTTATAAGGATTTACCTTTTCTGGGATATGCCGGTGAATCCGGAATCAGCTATGGACAGGTCGCTCAGAATATCAGAGAAATCCAGTCTTACCTTGTTTCTCAGGGCGTGAGCCGGGGCGATAAGGTGGCCCTCATCAGCGAGAGCCGCCCCGAATGGGGGCAGGTCTATTTGGCAATCAATACAATGGGTGCCGTAGCTGTCCCCATCATGGCAGATTTTTCTTCTACACAGATGTGTCATATTCTGGAGCACTCTGACTCGGTCTATATCTTTGCATCGGATAAGACGATTCCCCGTCTCCTGACTGCTCCTCTGGTCATATCGGGTAAACTGGTCATGATCAAAGACGGCTTAAAGACAGGGATAGTGAAGGTTGAAGGAGATAGTTGGAGCTTTGCGGAAGAGTCCGATCTTTTCAACCCTGCCTCTCCGGTGCAGGAAGATTTTCTGTACATGTCTGAAGAAGATGATATCGCCTCAATACTATACACCTCTGGAACAACGGGAAACTCCAAGGGCGTGATGCTCACTCATAAAAACATCAGCCATAATGCTTATGTTGGTATTGATATCTGCTACGCTGCTGAAGAAAGCAGATTCTTATCTGTTCTGCCACTGGCGCACTCCTATGAATGTACTTTGGGGCTTATTATTCCTATGATGAGCGGTTCTTCCATACATTATATCAAAGGAGCTCCCACTGCCCGGGTGATGCTGAAGGCCCTGGAATTGGTTAAACCCCATCAGATGCTGACAGTTCCCATCCTGATTGAAAAAATTTATAGAATGAGTATTGCTCCTAAGTTCGCATCCAAAAAGGTCCTAAATTTTCTTTATAACAAGCGGCCGACTCAGTTTCTGTTGAACCGTTTTGTTGCCGGGAAAAAGCTTAAGGCTCTATTTGGCGGAAGGCTTGAGTTCTTCGGTATCGGCGGGGCTCCACTGGCTCCGGATGTAGAAGTTTTTCTTCGTGATGCCCGATTTCCCTATTCTGTAGGGTACGGTTTGACCGAAACAGCCCCCTGTCTGGCTGGAGATGTCCCTTCCCGTTCTGTTTACAGGGCCATAGGGAAAGCCTTCCGCGATGTGGAACTCCGCATTGCCGATGTCAGTCCCGAAACAGGACACGGAGAAATTCAGGCCCGGGGACCAAATATCATGGCCGGGTATTACAAGGATGAAGAAAAAACTGCGGAGGCCTTCAGCGAGGACGGGTGGTTCAAAACCGGAGACCTGGGATATCTTGATGAGAATGGTGTCCTATTTATCAAGGGACGTCTGAAAAATATGATCCTTGGAGCCAACGGAGAGAATATCTATCCCGAAGAGATTGAGGCGGTTTTGAACAAAGACCCCTATGTCATGGAGTCCCTTGTGACCCGTATGGAGAATACACTGGTGGCCAGAGTTCATCTGAATGCGGAAAAGCTGGATGAATTTTTAAAAGGCCTGAAGCATACTCCCGAAGAGCTGCACAGGATCAAAGAAGAAACTCTCGAGAAAATTAGGCAAACAGCCAACAGCAGTTTAAATACCCTGTCCCGCTTGGGGAAAATGATTGAACAGGAAGAACCCTTTGAGAAAACGCCATCCATGAAAATCAAGCGCTTCCTCTATTCTAAAATCATCTCCAAGAAGGATGGGGCTGATAAGAAAAAAAGCAGTCATTAA